One Prodigiosinella aquatilis DNA window includes the following coding sequences:
- a CDS encoding IS256 family transposase, whose product MSQPFDFDKALKALQSGQSLTGKDGILTPLIKQLTEAALSAELDSHLASDVEANRKNGSGKKTIKAPTGSFELTTPRDRNGTFEPQLVKKHQTTLSDEIERKIIRLFALGMSYQDISREIEDLYAFSVSTATISAVTDKVIPELKQWQQRPLEKVYPFVWLDAIHYKIREDGRYQSKAVYTVLALNLEGKKEVLGLYLSESEGANFWLSVLSDLQNRGVEDILIACVDGLTGFPEAINSIYPQTEVQLCVIHQIRNSIKYVASKHHKAFMADLKPVYRAVSKEAAETALDELEAKWGQQYPVVLQSWRRKWENLSAYFRYPANIRKVIYTTNAIESVHRQFRKLTKTKGAFPNENSLLKLLYLGLMNAREKWTMPIQNWNLTLSQLAIYFEGRLNSVITL is encoded by the coding sequence ATGTCCCAGCCCTTTGATTTTGACAAAGCCCTGAAAGCGCTACAGTCCGGTCAGTCCCTGACCGGCAAAGATGGCATCTTAACCCCGTTAATCAAACAGTTAACTGAAGCAGCCCTGTCTGCGGAACTTGACTCCCATTTGGCTTCAGATGTGGAAGCCAACCGTAAAAACGGCTCTGGTAAAAAAACCATTAAAGCCCCGACCGGCAGCTTCGAACTGACGACTCCGCGCGATCGTAATGGCACTTTTGAGCCTCAACTGGTGAAAAAGCATCAGACCACACTGTCCGATGAGATCGAGCGCAAAATCATTCGTCTGTTTGCGCTGGGGATGAGTTACCAGGATATCAGCCGGGAGATTGAAGATTTATACGCATTCAGCGTGTCTACCGCCACCATCAGTGCCGTCACCGATAAAGTCATTCCTGAGTTAAAACAGTGGCAACAGCGCCCGCTGGAGAAAGTTTATCCTTTCGTCTGGCTGGACGCCATTCACTATAAAATCCGCGAGGATGGCCGTTACCAGAGCAAAGCCGTTTACACTGTGCTGGCGCTGAATCTGGAAGGCAAAAAAGAAGTTCTGGGTCTGTATCTGTCGGAAAGCGAAGGGGCAAACTTCTGGCTATCTGTATTAAGCGATCTGCAAAACCGTGGCGTTGAAGACATCCTGATAGCCTGCGTGGACGGACTGACTGGGTTCCCGGAGGCGATAAACAGCATTTATCCGCAGACAGAGGTGCAGTTGTGCGTTATTCACCAGATACGCAACTCGATTAAATACGTGGCCTCAAAGCACCATAAAGCCTTCATGGCCGACCTGAAGCCGGTGTATCGTGCGGTGTCAAAAGAAGCCGCAGAAACGGCACTGGATGAGCTGGAGGCCAAATGGGGTCAGCAATATCCGGTGGTGCTCCAGTCATGGCGGCGCAAGTGGGAAAACCTGTCAGCGTACTTCCGCTACCCGGCTAACATACGCAAAGTGATCTACACAACCAACGCGATAGAATCGGTGCACCGTCAGTTCAGGAAACTGACCAAAACCAAAGGCGCTTTTCCGAATGAAAACAGCCTGTTGAAACTGCTTTATCTGGGACTGATGAATGCACGGGAGAAATGGACAATGCCGATCCAGAACTGGAATTTGACATTGTCGCAGTTAGCCATTTATTTTGAAGGACGACTGAATAGTGTGATAACGCTATAG
- a CDS encoding Nramp family divalent metal transporter — MPGSRVVESVSRKSRKVKLSLMGPAFIAAIGYIDPGNFATNIQSGASYGYQLLWVVVWANLMAMLIQLLSAKLGIATGKNLAEHIRDRFPRPAVWAYWVQAEIIAMATDLAEFIGAAIGFKLLFGVSLLEGAVLTGIATFLILMLQQRGQKPLEMVIGGLLLFVAAAYIVELIFSRPELVALTKGMVIPSFPTSDAVLLAAGVLGATIMPHVIYLHSSLTQREGKYTSAERYTATKVDVSIAMTIAGFVNLAMMATAAAAFHFSGNTGISDLDQAYLTLQPLLGHAAATIFGLSLVMAGLSSTVVGTLAGQVVMQGFVHFHIPLWLRRSVTMLPSFIVILSGMDPTRVLVLSQVLLSFGIALALIPLLVFTGNRELMGNLVNSRLIQNTGKLIVFIVVSLNLYLIVDTLLAR; from the coding sequence ATGCCGGGAAGTCGTGTAGTCGAATCAGTCAGCCGCAAATCGAGAAAGGTTAAACTTTCTTTGATGGGGCCGGCTTTCATCGCAGCGATCGGTTATATCGACCCTGGTAACTTCGCCACCAATATTCAGTCGGGTGCTTCTTACGGTTATCAATTGCTGTGGGTCGTGGTTTGGGCCAACCTGATGGCGATGCTGATCCAATTACTTTCAGCCAAGTTGGGCATTGCCACTGGGAAAAATCTGGCGGAGCATATCCGTGACCGTTTCCCGCGTCCTGCCGTATGGGCTTATTGGGTTCAGGCTGAGATCATTGCCATGGCAACCGATCTGGCTGAATTTATCGGGGCAGCCATCGGCTTTAAATTGCTGTTTGGCGTGTCCCTGCTGGAAGGGGCCGTACTCACCGGTATTGCGACTTTCTTAATCCTCATGCTGCAACAGCGTGGACAAAAACCACTGGAAATGGTGATTGGTGGTCTGCTGCTGTTTGTTGCGGCAGCGTACATTGTGGAATTGATTTTCTCACGTCCAGAGTTAGTGGCATTGACCAAAGGAATGGTTATTCCCAGTTTTCCGACCTCGGATGCGGTATTGCTGGCTGCCGGGGTATTGGGTGCGACTATCATGCCGCATGTGATTTATCTGCACTCATCCCTGACTCAACGGGAAGGGAAATATACATCTGCAGAGCGTTATACCGCGACTAAAGTTGATGTTTCCATAGCGATGACCATTGCGGGATTTGTGAATCTGGCGATGATGGCGACGGCGGCTGCGGCATTTCATTTTAGTGGTAATACTGGGATTAGCGATCTCGATCAGGCTTACCTGACGTTGCAACCATTGCTGGGGCATGCTGCCGCGACCATATTCGGCTTGAGTCTGGTGATGGCAGGGCTGTCATCAACGGTTGTGGGAACGCTGGCGGGTCAGGTGGTGATGCAAGGTTTTGTGCATTTTCATATACCGCTGTGGTTACGCCGCTCTGTTACTATGTTGCCGTCATTTATTGTGATTTTGTCTGGTATGGATCCCACCCGAGTGCTGGTATTGAGTCAGGTTCTGCTGAGTTTCGGGATCGCCTTGGCATTAATTCCACTGTTGGTATTTACCGGAAACCGGGAATTAATGGGTAATCTGGTCAACAGTCGGTTGATACAAAACACGGGGAAACTGATTGTATTTATCGTTGTTTCACTGAACCTCTATCTGATTGTCGATACGCTGCTGGCGCGTTAA
- the nudK gene encoding GDP-mannose pyrophosphatase NudK, with the protein MSSPITIIEKKILSDHWFVLNKYIFDLKRKNGGIVRQMREVYDRGNGAAILLYNRDKGTVVLTRQFRMPTYVNGNDSGMLLEVCAGLLDDQSPEACIRNEAIEETGYAIGKVEKLFEAYMSPGGVTELIHFFAAEYDESLREMRGGGVDDEDIEVVELLFTEAMALLKDGHIRDGKTIMLLQYAQIQGWFTER; encoded by the coding sequence ATGTCGTCACCCATCACAATTATTGAAAAGAAGATTTTATCCGACCACTGGTTTGTTCTGAATAAATATATATTTGATCTGAAAAGAAAAAATGGCGGGATAGTTCGCCAGATGCGGGAAGTTTACGACCGGGGGAATGGCGCGGCGATTCTGTTGTATAACCGGGATAAAGGAACTGTTGTGCTGACACGGCAATTCAGGATGCCGACATATGTTAACGGTAACGACAGCGGGATGTTACTGGAAGTCTGTGCCGGATTGCTGGATGACCAGTCGCCGGAGGCCTGTATCCGTAATGAAGCGATTGAAGAAACTGGATACGCGATAGGAAAAGTGGAAAAGTTGTTTGAAGCGTATATGTCGCCCGGAGGGGTGACTGAACTGATTCATTTTTTTGCAGCGGAATACGATGAATCGCTGCGAGAAATGCGGGGTGGTGGCGTGGATGATGAAGATATTGAAGTTGTTGAGCTACTTTTTACCGAGGCCATGGCTCTGCTCAAAGATGGTCATATCAGAGATGGTAAGACTATTATGTTATTACAGTACGCCCAGATTCAAGGCTGGTTTACTGAACGATAG
- the tal gene encoding transaldolase has protein sequence MNQLEALKQLTVVVADSGDIESTRHYSPQDATTNPSLILKAASLPQYQPLFDDALVYARKQGGSRETQLINASDRLAVNIGAEVLKSIPGRISTEVDARLSFDRGMCVAKARKLIGMYEEKDIHRSRILIKLAATWEGIRAAEELEKEGINCNLTLLFSFAQARACAEAGVYLISPFVGRIYDWYQTRQPVAEYDAEQDPGVLSVRKIYTYYKQYRYPTIIMGASFRKIEQILALAGCDRLTISPALLEQLKNNDAPVERKLRPSTEGFHHPLSLSEAEFRWEHNQDPMAVEKLSEGIRLFAADQQKLETLLAAKL, from the coding sequence ATGAACCAATTAGAAGCCCTTAAACAGCTGACCGTTGTGGTGGCTGATAGTGGCGATATCGAATCTACCCGTCATTACTCTCCACAGGACGCTACAACCAATCCATCCCTGATCCTGAAAGCGGCCAGCCTGCCACAATACCAACCACTGTTTGACGACGCGCTGGTTTATGCCCGCAAGCAGGGCGGTTCCCGTGAAACCCAACTGATTAACGCCAGTGACCGCCTGGCGGTGAACATTGGTGCGGAAGTGCTGAAAAGTATTCCCGGCCGAATCTCTACCGAAGTGGATGCCCGTTTGTCATTTGACCGTGGGATGTGTGTTGCCAAAGCCCGCAAGCTCATTGGCATGTATGAAGAAAAAGATATTCACCGCTCGCGTATTTTGATCAAACTGGCGGCGACCTGGGAAGGGATTCGTGCCGCCGAAGAGCTGGAGAAGGAAGGTATTAACTGTAATCTGACTCTGCTTTTTTCCTTTGCCCAGGCTCGCGCCTGTGCTGAAGCTGGCGTTTACCTGATTTCTCCCTTTGTCGGACGTATCTATGACTGGTATCAAACCAGACAACCCGTTGCCGAATACGATGCCGAACAGGACCCAGGCGTACTGTCGGTACGTAAAATCTATACGTATTACAAGCAATACCGCTACCCGACTATCATCATGGGCGCCAGCTTCCGCAAGATAGAACAGATTCTGGCGCTGGCGGGCTGCGATCGTCTGACCATTTCCCCTGCACTACTGGAACAGTTGAAAAATAACGACGCACCGGTAGAACGCAAACTCAGGCCATCCACCGAGGGTTTCCATCACCCATTATCACTATCGGAAGCTGAATTCCGCTGGGAGCACAATCAGGATCCGATGGCGGTAGAGAAACTGTCTGAAGGTATACGCCTGTTTGCCGCCGATCAGCAGAAACTGGAAACGTTGCTGGCTGCAAAACTGTAA
- the maeB gene encoding NADP-dependent oxaloacetate-decarboxylating malate dehydrogenase, whose translation MDEQLKQSALDFHQYPVPGKIQVSPTKPLVTQRDLALAYSPGVAAPCLEIAKDPQAAYKYTARGNLVAVISNGTAVLGLGNIGALAGKPVMEGKGVLFKKFSGIDVFDIEVDELDPDKLIDVIAALEPTFGGINLEDIKAPECFYIEKKLRERMKIPVFHDDQHGTAIICTAAVLNGLRVVKKAISDVRLVVSGAGAASIACLNLLVALGLRHENIVVCDSRGVIYKGRDENMAETKAAYAIEDNGCRKLADVIPDADIFLGCSGPGVLTQDMVKTMAPNPLILALANPEPEILPPLAKAVRPDAIVCTGRSDYPNQVNNVLCFPFIFRGALDVGATVINEEMKLACVHAIADLALAEQSEVVASAYGDQELSFGPEYLIPKPFDPRLIIKIAPAVAKAAMDSGVATRPIEDFNAYTEKLTEFVYKTNLFMKPVFSQARLQSKRVVLAEGEDPRILHATQELVTLGLAFPILIGRPSVIEKRIQKLGLQITIGKDFEVVNNESDPRFKAYWQEYFEMMKRRGISQDQAQREMRANLTLIGSIMVHRGEADALICGTVGNYEEHFAVVEDVFGYRDGVHVAGAMNALLLPSGNTFIADTYVNADPTPEQLAEITLMAAETVRRFGIEPKVALLSHSSFGTSDSPTAKKMRDTLALVNKMAPDLQIDGEMHGDAALMESIRNEQMPDSPLKGSANILIMPNMESARISYNLLRVSSSEGVTVGPVLMGIAKPVHILTPIASVRRIINMVALAVVEAQTTLR comes from the coding sequence ATGGATGAACAACTAAAGCAAAGCGCACTGGACTTCCACCAATATCCGGTACCGGGAAAAATTCAGGTTTCACCGACCAAACCGCTGGTCACTCAGCGTGATTTGGCGTTGGCCTATTCTCCTGGCGTTGCCGCACCCTGTTTGGAAATTGCCAAAGATCCGCAAGCTGCCTATAAATACACCGCACGAGGAAATCTGGTTGCGGTTATCTCCAATGGTACAGCGGTGCTGGGTTTAGGGAACATTGGCGCACTGGCAGGCAAGCCAGTCATGGAAGGCAAAGGAGTGTTGTTTAAAAAATTCTCAGGTATTGATGTTTTCGATATTGAAGTAGATGAGTTGGATCCAGACAAGCTGATTGACGTGATTGCTGCACTGGAACCCACGTTTGGCGGTATCAACCTGGAGGATATCAAGGCACCGGAATGTTTCTATATTGAGAAGAAACTGCGTGAACGGATGAAGATTCCGGTATTTCACGACGACCAACACGGTACGGCCATTATCTGTACTGCCGCCGTACTTAACGGTCTTCGAGTAGTGAAAAAGGCTATTTCTGATGTACGGTTGGTGGTCTCTGGTGCTGGTGCTGCGTCTATCGCCTGTCTGAATTTACTGGTGGCGCTGGGGCTGAGACACGAAAATATTGTGGTTTGTGACTCACGTGGCGTGATTTACAAAGGCCGTGACGAGAATATGGCTGAAACCAAGGCCGCCTATGCTATTGAGGATAATGGTTGCAGGAAACTGGCTGATGTTATTCCTGACGCCGATATTTTCCTCGGTTGTTCCGGTCCTGGCGTGCTGACTCAGGATATGGTCAAAACGATGGCGCCGAATCCATTGATTCTGGCGTTGGCCAACCCGGAACCGGAAATCCTGCCACCGTTGGCGAAGGCTGTCCGCCCGGATGCCATTGTCTGTACCGGCCGTTCGGATTACCCGAATCAGGTTAACAACGTACTGTGTTTTCCGTTTATTTTCCGCGGTGCGCTGGATGTGGGCGCGACCGTTATCAACGAAGAGATGAAACTGGCTTGTGTTCATGCGATTGCCGATTTGGCTCTGGCGGAACAGAGTGAGGTGGTCGCCTCTGCCTATGGCGATCAAGAGCTCTCCTTTGGTCCGGAATACTTGATTCCCAAACCTTTCGATCCGCGCTTGATCATCAAGATTGCACCAGCCGTGGCGAAAGCGGCGATGGATTCAGGGGTGGCGACACGTCCTATCGAGGACTTCAATGCTTACACCGAGAAACTGACCGAGTTTGTCTACAAGACCAATCTGTTCATGAAACCGGTGTTTTCTCAGGCCCGTCTACAGTCGAAACGCGTGGTGCTGGCCGAAGGGGAAGACCCGCGTATTCTGCATGCAACTCAGGAATTGGTCACCCTGGGGCTGGCGTTCCCGATATTGATTGGCCGCCCCAGCGTAATAGAAAAACGCATCCAGAAGCTCGGCTTGCAGATTACTATCGGAAAAGATTTTGAGGTTGTGAATAACGAGTCCGATCCTCGTTTTAAAGCGTACTGGCAAGAATACTTTGAGATGATGAAACGGCGCGGTATTTCACAGGATCAGGCGCAGCGTGAGATGCGCGCCAATTTGACGTTGATCGGTTCTATCATGGTTCATCGCGGCGAGGCCGATGCATTAATTTGTGGCACCGTCGGGAATTATGAAGAGCATTTCGCTGTAGTGGAAGACGTGTTTGGCTATCGTGATGGTGTGCATGTTGCGGGTGCAATGAATGCATTGCTGTTGCCAAGCGGCAATACGTTTATCGCTGATACGTATGTGAACGCTGATCCAACGCCGGAACAATTGGCGGAGATCACGCTGATGGCGGCTGAGACAGTACGTCGTTTCGGTATTGAGCCGAAAGTGGCATTGCTGTCTCACTCCAGCTTTGGTACTTCTGATTCCCCAACAGCGAAGAAAATGCGCGACACGCTGGCGCTGGTGAACAAGATGGCGCCAGATTTGCAAATCGATGGTGAAATGCACGGCGATGCTGCGTTGATGGAGTCGATTCGTAATGAACAGATGCCTGACAGTCCGTTGAAAGGCTCTGCCAACATTCTGATCATGCCGAATATGGAGTCTGCTCGTATCAGCTATAATCTGTTACGTGTTTCTTCGTCCGAAGGGGTGACGGTTGGTCCGGTGCTGATGGGTATCGCCAAACCGGTTCATATCCTGACGCCGATTGCTTCTGTTCGCCGTATTATTAACATGGTGGCGCTGGCAGTGGTTGAAGCACAGACTACGTTGCGGTAA
- a CDS encoding YaiI/YqxD family protein, whose translation MPVIWVDADACPNVIKEVLYRAAERTETSVTLVANQSLKVPPSRFIHTLRVPAGFDVADNEIVRRANPGDLVVTSDIPLAAEVLEKQAVALNPRGERYTPDTIRERLTLRDFMDTLRSSGIQTGGPNVLNQRDRQQFANELDKWLQQKAAS comes from the coding sequence ATGCCAGTTATTTGGGTAGATGCCGATGCCTGTCCCAACGTGATCAAAGAGGTGCTGTATCGCGCAGCGGAACGGACAGAGACATCAGTAACATTGGTTGCCAATCAATCGCTCAAAGTGCCACCTTCACGTTTTATTCATACCCTGCGAGTACCCGCAGGTTTTGATGTGGCAGACAATGAAATCGTGCGTCGTGCCAACCCTGGTGATTTGGTGGTGACCAGCGACATTCCGCTGGCCGCAGAAGTCCTGGAAAAACAGGCGGTGGCGCTTAATCCTCGTGGAGAACGTTATACGCCGGATACCATCCGTGAACGCCTTACATTACGTGATTTCATGGATACTTTACGCTCCAGTGGTATTCAGACTGGTGGCCCCAACGTCCTTAACCAACGGGACCGACAGCAGTTTGCCAACGAGCTGGATAAATGGCTACAGCAGAAGGCCGCATCCTGA
- the hemF gene encoding oxygen-dependent coproporphyrinogen oxidase, whose translation MSTPDINQVKSFLLSLQDTICQQLERIDGAVTFMEDAWEHASGGGGRSRILRQGSVFEQAGVNFSHVSGPSLPPSASTHRPELAGRRFQAMGISLVIHPLNPYIPTSHANVRFFIAEKEDEPAVWWFGGGFDLTPFYGFEADAVHWHQTAYNLCKPFGDDVYPRYKKWCDDYFYLKHRNEARGIGGLFFDDLNTPDFNTCFAFMRAVGEGFLDAYLPIVNRHKDMQWGERERQFQLYRRGRYVEFNLVWDRGTLFGLQSGGRTESILMSMPPLVRWEYQYQPEPDSPEAALYQDFLPARDWLGLSDEKGKY comes from the coding sequence ATGAGCACACCTGATATCAACCAGGTCAAAAGCTTTCTGCTTTCCTTGCAGGATACGATCTGTCAGCAATTAGAGCGTATTGACGGCGCTGTAACGTTCATGGAAGATGCCTGGGAACATGCCTCTGGCGGCGGTGGTCGCAGCCGCATATTGCGACAAGGCAGTGTGTTTGAACAGGCGGGCGTCAATTTCTCTCATGTATCAGGCCCATCGCTGCCGCCATCGGCCAGCACTCACCGACCAGAACTGGCAGGCCGTCGATTCCAGGCAATGGGCATTTCATTGGTTATCCATCCGTTAAACCCTTACATTCCCACCAGTCATGCCAATGTGCGTTTCTTTATCGCGGAAAAAGAAGATGAACCCGCAGTATGGTGGTTTGGCGGTGGCTTCGATCTCACACCGTTTTATGGTTTTGAAGCAGATGCCGTACACTGGCACCAAACCGCCTACAATCTGTGTAAACCGTTTGGTGATGACGTCTATCCGCGCTACAAGAAATGGTGTGATGACTATTTTTATCTCAAGCACCGGAATGAGGCCAGAGGCATTGGTGGTCTGTTCTTTGACGATCTGAACACCCCTGATTTCAACACCTGTTTTGCTTTTATGCGCGCCGTAGGTGAAGGCTTTCTAGATGCCTATTTACCCATTGTGAATCGCCATAAAGACATGCAATGGGGTGAGCGTGAGCGTCAGTTCCAGCTCTACCGTCGTGGACGCTATGTGGAATTCAATCTGGTATGGGACCGCGGCACGCTGTTCGGCCTGCAAAGTGGTGGACGCACTGAATCTATTCTGATGTCAATGCCGCCGCTAGTAAGGTGGGAATACCAGTATCAACCCGAGCCAGATAGTCCTGAAGCCGCGTTGTACCAGGATTTTCTGCCAGCCCGTGACTGGCTGGGATTATCTGATGAAAAAGGAAAATACTAA
- a CDS encoding GNAT family acetyltransferase: MEIRIFRQDDFEEVITLWERCDLLRPWNDPEMDIERKLNHDPDLFLVAEVGSEVVGSVMGGYDGHRGSAYYLGVHPDFRGRGIANALINRLEKKLIARGCPKIHLMVREDNEAVIGMYEKLDYETVDSVTLGKRLIEDQEY, translated from the coding sequence ATGGAAATTCGCATATTCAGGCAGGATGACTTTGAGGAAGTGATCACCCTTTGGGAACGTTGTGATCTGTTGCGTCCCTGGAATGATCCGGAAATGGATATTGAGCGTAAACTCAACCATGATCCTGATTTATTTTTGGTGGCTGAAGTGGGTAGCGAGGTGGTGGGGTCAGTAATGGGTGGCTATGACGGTCACCGTGGCTCCGCCTATTACCTTGGTGTCCATCCGGATTTTCGCGGCCGAGGCATTGCCAATGCGTTGATCAATCGCCTGGAGAAAAAGCTGATTGCCCGTGGTTGCCCGAAAATCCATCTGATGGTGCGAGAAGATAATGAGGCAGTTATCGGGATGTATGAAAAGCTGGATTACGAAACTGTCGATAGTGTGACATTGGGTAAACGACTGATTGAAGATCAGGAGTATTAG
- a CDS encoding RpoE-regulated lipoprotein, which produces MIKVRPLFLALPLLLSGCGTLSGFSWSSLSPFNWFGSPITVSDTGVGGINAGTPLSQPVLDKALNGNYSLLSGMGIENGKLTAFYEARKDNNVMLVISGEPKGHVNKVEVQDKSIASQWGVKIGDEFGSYYSKAFDVCRLGQGNNAQSVECVAPQSKHVSYLFSGTWSGPEGLMPPDDMLKKWKVSKIIWHAQARN; this is translated from the coding sequence GTGATTAAAGTCCGCCCGTTGTTTCTGGCATTACCGCTGCTATTGTCGGGATGCGGTACGCTTTCTGGTTTTTCCTGGTCTAGCTTGTCGCCGTTCAACTGGTTTGGTAGTCCAATCACTGTTTCTGATACTGGTGTTGGGGGAATCAACGCCGGTACGCCGTTGTCACAGCCGGTATTGGATAAAGCGCTGAATGGCAATTACTCCCTGCTCAGTGGCATGGGTATCGAAAATGGCAAGCTGACAGCGTTTTATGAAGCTCGCAAAGATAACAACGTGATGCTGGTGATTAGCGGCGAGCCTAAAGGCCATGTGAACAAGGTGGAAGTACAGGATAAGAGCATTGCCAGCCAATGGGGTGTGAAAATTGGTGATGAATTCGGTTCGTACTACAGTAAAGCGTTTGATGTTTGTCGATTAGGGCAGGGTAATAACGCACAAAGTGTGGAGTGTGTTGCTCCGCAAAGCAAACACGTTAGCTACCTGTTTTCTGGGACATGGAGTGGGCCGGAAGGGTTGATGCCTCCTGACGATATGCTGAAAAAATGGAAGGTCAGTAAAATTATCTGGCATGCCCAAGCCAGAAACTGA
- a CDS encoding Dyp-type peroxidase, with protein sequence MTQIQSGILLEHRRFAIFMEAMVQGEFDAIRQGCKKFCQALNELQQRFPDAGLGAVIAFGDDVWRELDCENSATELKPFTPLGNGLAPATQRDLLIHIQSLRHDVNFTLAQAVLSSFGKTIHIEEETHGFRWIEERDLSGFVDGTENPQGDERHSVAIIPDEKSGSGGSYVFVQRWEHNLKQLQRMSVGQQEQIIGRTKQDNEELSSDQRPATSHVSRVDLKEDGKGLKILRQSLPYGTASGKNGLYFIAYCARLYNIEQQLLSMFGERDGKRDDMLRFTRAVSGSYFFAPSLDRLLSL encoded by the coding sequence ATGACACAAATTCAAAGCGGTATTTTGCTGGAGCATCGCCGTTTTGCCATTTTTATGGAAGCGATGGTTCAAGGGGAATTTGATGCCATCCGCCAGGGTTGCAAAAAGTTTTGTCAGGCATTGAATGAGTTGCAGCAGCGTTTCCCTGATGCTGGTCTGGGTGCCGTTATTGCGTTTGGTGACGACGTATGGCGTGAGTTGGACTGCGAAAACAGTGCGACAGAGCTTAAACCTTTTACACCTTTAGGTAACGGCCTGGCACCCGCTACCCAGCGCGACCTGTTGATTCATATTCAGTCTCTGCGCCACGATGTCAATTTCACTTTGGCACAGGCGGTGCTGTCCAGTTTTGGTAAGACCATCCATATCGAAGAAGAAACTCATGGCTTTCGTTGGATAGAGGAGCGCGATCTGAGCGGTTTTGTGGATGGTACTGAAAACCCGCAAGGTGATGAGCGTCATAGTGTTGCCATTATTCCTGACGAGAAGTCTGGATCGGGCGGCAGTTATGTTTTCGTTCAGCGTTGGGAACATAACCTGAAACAGTTACAGCGGATGAGCGTAGGGCAGCAGGAACAAATTATTGGTCGCACTAAACAGGACAATGAAGAATTGTCGTCAGATCAACGACCAGCGACGTCTCATGTCAGCCGTGTTGACTTGAAAGAAGATGGCAAAGGGCTGAAAATTCTGCGTCAGAGCTTACCTTATGGGACGGCCAGTGGCAAAAACGGTCTTTACTTCATCGCCTACTGTGCCCGCCTGTACAATATAGAACAACAACTGCTGAGTATGTTCGGTGAACGTGACGGGAAACGTGACGATATGTTGCGTTTTACCCGCGCAGTGAGTGGCAGCTATTTCTTTGCACCCTCTCTTGATCGCTTGCTATCGCTGTAA
- a CDS encoding FadR/GntR family transcriptional regulator yields the protein MSIQSIQKHNVVDAVYEQIKEKLLDGSWPAGCKLPSESELTTSFNVSRVSIRSAVQRLRDLGIVITQHGKGSFVTEKLNLHTLLNEQQPIMHLSREEFHDMMVFRQTVEFKCMELAVQNATTEDISALEQALNRMLINRDDYKKYSQADFDFHLAIAKASQNKVFYNVMNSIKDSYYYYLEELNRALGISLESVEAHIKVFMAIKNRDSSTAVAVLNEAMSDNVIAIEKLKQSVSENE from the coding sequence ATGAGCATCCAATCAATACAAAAACACAATGTCGTCGACGCGGTATATGAGCAAATTAAGGAAAAACTATTGGATGGCAGTTGGCCGGCAGGCTGTAAGCTCCCTTCAGAGTCTGAACTGACAACATCGTTTAATGTCAGCCGTGTCAGCATCCGTAGTGCCGTACAACGTTTACGCGATCTGGGTATTGTGATTACGCAGCATGGGAAAGGTAGCTTTGTTACTGAGAAACTCAATCTGCATACCTTGCTCAATGAGCAACAGCCGATCATGCATCTTAGTCGGGAAGAGTTTCACGATATGATGGTGTTCCGCCAGACTGTTGAATTCAAATGTATGGAGTTGGCGGTTCAGAATGCTACGACAGAGGATATTTCTGCGCTGGAACAGGCATTGAATCGCATGTTAATAAACAGGGATGACTATAAAAAATATTCTCAGGCAGATTTTGATTTTCACCTGGCAATCGCTAAGGCTTCACAGAACAAGGTATTCTACAATGTGATGAATTCCATTAAGGATAGTTATTACTATTACCTTGAGGAACTGAATCGGGCATTGGGTATCTCGCTAGAAAGTGTCGAGGCACATATCAAAGTCTTCATGGCTATCAAGAACCGTGACTCTTCTACCGCCGTAGCGGTACTCAATGAAGCAATGTCAGACAATGTTATTGCGATTGAAAAGCTAAAACAGTCAGTATCGGAAAATGAATAA